The nucleotide window CCCGCTTACCCTGCCGGAAGACTGAAAGCGGAAAGAGGCAAATTGATGTTCTGCATTCCAGATCACCACCGGAGATATCGTCAGGAAAAAGAAAGCGACTGCCAGCAACAGCCATGGTGACCATAGATAATGCCGGTGACGGGGCGACAGTAACAAAAACAAAACACCACCAGCCGGCAGCAGTATACCTGTATACTTACTGTCAAAAGCCAGTCCCATAGCGATGCCCGCCCATATCCAGGCCACACGGCTGCCTTCAAACAACGCCTTGTACAAGGCTATCAGTGATAGACACCAAAACAACATCAGCGGCACATCCGGCGTAGACACCAGCGACAGCAAAGTAACCATCAGCGTGGAATACAGCAACAGCCATGCATTCCAGGCACGGTGCCGCGACAGGAAACAGGTGGCCAGCCGGTAAAAAGCCAGCAGCATACAAGCCGTCACCACGGTATCCGCCAGCTTGATCACATAAGCATGCCGGCCCAATACGGTAGTGAATAAACGTAATATATAGGCAATAGCCGGTGGATGATCAAAATACGAGAGCGCCAGATGCTGCCCGTAAAAATAATAATAGGCATCCTGTGGCATCAGCCCCATCAACTCAATAAAAGACAACCTTAATACCGTAACCACACAGATGGCAAGCGCCAACCATTTATTTGCTGAGATATAAGCTATAAAAGTATTGTTCGCACCAGGTTTCCGCATGTGTAGTAGTAGACTGTTGGATAAATATGCCCTCAAGAACCATTCCGGCTGGAATCGCCGTTTGAAAGATAAGACTTTTGTTCCTTGCCGCACTATTATTATCTTGGGGACAATAGTCTTCCCATAACTTTTACCCTTATCGCGGTGTTAATCAATGCATAACAGCGCACTAAACAGCAGATCCCATGGCGGTAAAAATCAATCTTCCGGAAAACATCAAAGGGCTCGATGATGCCACAGTGGAAGCATCGAGGCTGGAAAACGGGCGTAATGTACCGCCGGAGCCTTCTATCAACCCGGTGCTGGCACTGCTCAGGGAGATCCTGCAGGAGCCTATGCTGCTGTTGCTGATCGCGGTCACCGCCATCTATTTTGTATTGGGAGAATGGGGAGAAGCCTACTTCATGCTGGCCGCCATCGCTCTGGTGTCGGGCATCTCCTTTTATCAGGACAGCCGCAGCCGCAAAGCACTCGAAGCCCTGCAAAAAATAAACGAGCCCCTTAGCAAAGTAATCCGCAACGGTACGTTGTTGTCTGTCCCCACAGCTGATATCGTGAAAGGCGATATGCTGGTGGTATCAGAAGGCAATACCATCAATGCCGACGGGGTGATTGTACACAGCAATGATTTTTCTGTCAATGAATCTGCCTTAACAGGAGAAGCCTTTGCTGTTTTTAAAGATGCCGACAGTGAGGACAACTACGTATATAGTGGCACGGTAGTCGTGTCCGGCCTTGCTATCTGCCGGGTAGAACAGGTAGGCGAATCCACTAAAATAGGTCAGCTGGGCAGGGCCATCCTCGACATCCGGGAAGAAGCCACCCCATTACAACTGCAGATACAACAGTTTGTGAAGTGGATGGCCTTTATCGGCATCGGTGTTTTCCTGGCTGTATGGCTTTTCAACTTCATCCGCAGCGGCAACCTCACCGACAGTCTGCTGAAAGGGCTTACCCTTGCCATGTCTATACTGCCTGAAGAAATACCCGTAGCCTTCACCACCTTTATGGCACTGGGTTCCAGGCGTCTGATGCAGCTGGGTATCATCGTCAAAAAAATACGCACCGTGGAAGCCCTGGGCAGCGCCACCATTATCTGCACCGATAAAACCGGCACCATCACCGAAAACAGAATGAGCCTGCAGGCTGTATATAACGCTGCCGACCATACGTTGTATGAAAACGATCATTGGCCTGCAGCTGTCATCCGCGATGCCATGTGGGCCAGCGAACCAGTGCCTTTCGATCCCATGGAGAAAACGCTGCATCACTTATATGCCGGTCTCACGGTAACGGATGAACGGCCGCAGTATAAAATGGTCCATGAATATCCGCTGGATGGCAAGCCTCCTATGATGACACATATCTTCGAAAATGGAAACGGGTCCCGCATCATCGCTGCCAAAGGCGCCCCGGAAGCGATCCTGGAGGTATGTCATCTGCCGGAGGCAGAAAAAAACATCGTCCAGCAACAGATCAATGCACTGGCACTCAAAGGTTACCGGATACTGGGGGTGGCCACCTCTCCCTTTACCGGCAACGATTTCCCGGCACAGCAACAGCAGCTGCCTTTTCAGTTCTCCGGGCTGGTAGCTTTCTACGATCCTCCCAAATCCAATATCAGCCATGTTTTCCAGCAGTTTTATCAGGCTGGTATAGAGATCAAGATCATCACCGGCGATAATAGTATCACCACCAAAGCGATTGCGCAGCAGGCAGGGCTGCGGCATTCCGACAAGGCCACCGATGGGGAAGTGTTGATGAAGATGCCGCAACAGGAGATGCAGTCCGAACTGCTGAATGTCAACATCTTCACGCGGATGTTCCCCGAAGCCAAGCTGGCAGCTATCAATGCGCTGAAAGCCGACAGCCAGGTGGTAGCCATGACCGGCGACGGCGTTAACGACGGTCCCGCTTTAAAAGCAGCACATATCGGCATCGCCATGGGCCAGAAAGGCACCGAGATCGCCAAACAGGCTGCCGCCCTTATCCTTGTCAATGATGACCTCTCCGGCATGGTAGACGCCGTAGCCATGGGCAGAAGGATCTATACCAACATCAAAAAAGCAGTACAATACATCATCTCCATCCATATTCCCATCATACTCACCGTATCCCTTCCCTTATTCCTGGGCTGGGTATATCCCTTTATTTTCACACCGGTGCATGTGATCTTCCTCGAGCTGATCATGGGGCCTACCTGCTCCATCGTTTATGAAAATGAGCCGATGGAGCCCAATGCCATGCAGGTGCCGCCACGTCCTATCAGTCAAACCTTCCTCTCCTTCCGGGAGATGAACATCAGCATCCTGCAGGGACTGGCCATCACCGCCGGCGTGCTGGGAGTGTATCAGTGGAGCGTATCCCTGGGCCATACCGAAGTATATACCCGCAGTATGGTATTTACCACGCTGGTGCTGGCCAACGTGTTCCTGACACAGGTAGACCGCTCCTCTTATTTTTCATTTATCACCAGCATGCGCAACCACAACCGGCTGATGGTAGGCATCATTCTGCTCACGCTGGTGCTGCTGGCAGGCATGCTCTATATTCCGCCGGTAGCCGGTTTCTTCAGTATAACGGCATTGGATATACGCTCACTGCTCACCTGTGCCACTGTTGGCGCAATATCTGTGTGGTGGTTTGAATTGTGGAAAATGAGAAAGAGATTTAGGAATTTATAAATTTTTGGATTTAGGAATTTTGGGGATCGGTGTTGAAGAGAATAACAGATTATTTTAAAAAAGTGTTTTCGCGCCTACAACAAATAACTAAATAACAAAATAACTAAATCGATGACGGTTTTTGCTACAAGGATCATTCCTCCCGATGGACTGGAATTACTGGAACGTGCAGGCGTCAGCGTTACCCAATGGACTGAAAAGCGTGCCCTTTCTGCAGCAGAACTGATCACCCACTGCCGTCAGTATGATGCTTTGCTGCTCGCCAGCAGCAATCCGATCGACCGTCCTTTCCTGGAGCAGTGCCGGCATCTGAAAGTGGTGGCGCTGTTATCTGTAGGATATAATCACGTAGATGTAGCCGCTGCCAATGAGCTGGGCGTGCCG belongs to Chitinophaga sp. HK235 and includes:
- a CDS encoding cation-translocating P-type ATPase, which translates into the protein MAVKINLPENIKGLDDATVEASRLENGRNVPPEPSINPVLALLREILQEPMLLLLIAVTAIYFVLGEWGEAYFMLAAIALVSGISFYQDSRSRKALEALQKINEPLSKVIRNGTLLSVPTADIVKGDMLVVSEGNTINADGVIVHSNDFSVNESALTGEAFAVFKDADSEDNYVYSGTVVVSGLAICRVEQVGESTKIGQLGRAILDIREEATPLQLQIQQFVKWMAFIGIGVFLAVWLFNFIRSGNLTDSLLKGLTLAMSILPEEIPVAFTTFMALGSRRLMQLGIIVKKIRTVEALGSATIICTDKTGTITENRMSLQAVYNAADHTLYENDHWPAAVIRDAMWASEPVPFDPMEKTLHHLYAGLTVTDERPQYKMVHEYPLDGKPPMMTHIFENGNGSRIIAAKGAPEAILEVCHLPEAEKNIVQQQINALALKGYRILGVATSPFTGNDFPAQQQQLPFQFSGLVAFYDPPKSNISHVFQQFYQAGIEIKIITGDNSITTKAIAQQAGLRHSDKATDGEVLMKMPQQEMQSELLNVNIFTRMFPEAKLAAINALKADSQVVAMTGDGVNDGPALKAAHIGIAMGQKGTEIAKQAAALILVNDDLSGMVDAVAMGRRIYTNIKKAVQYIISIHIPIILTVSLPLFLGWVYPFIFTPVHVIFLELIMGPTCSIVYENEPMEPNAMQVPPRPISQTFLSFREMNISILQGLAITAGVLGVYQWSVSLGHTEVYTRSMVFTTLVLANVFLTQVDRSSYFSFITSMRNHNRLMVGIILLTLVLLAGMLYIPPVAGFFSITALDIRSLLTCATVGAISVWWFELWKMRKRFRNL